A part of Prevotella melaninogenica genomic DNA contains:
- a CDS encoding purine-nucleoside phosphorylase, with protein sequence MTTSPKTAIILGTGLGQLASEITDSYTFSYQDIPNFPISTVEGHAGNLIFGKLGGKDILAMKGRFHFYEGYDMKDVTFPIRVMHELGIETLFVSNASGGMNPSFNIGDLMIITDHINMFPEHPLRGRNFPTGPRFPDMHEAYDHKLIELADFIAKEKNIKVQHGVYIGVQGPTFETPTEYRMYHKMGGDAVGMSTVPEVIVARHSGIKVFGISVITDLGGFDVPVKVSHEEVQEAANTAQPRMTEIMREMIKRS encoded by the coding sequence ATGACCACAAGTCCAAAAACAGCCATCATTCTGGGCACAGGCCTCGGACAATTAGCTTCAGAGATAACTGATAGTTATACCTTTTCTTATCAAGATATACCTAACTTCCCAATATCTACAGTAGAAGGACACGCAGGAAATCTTATCTTCGGAAAACTTGGAGGAAAAGATATCTTAGCAATGAAAGGTCGTTTCCACTTTTATGAGGGGTATGACATGAAGGATGTAACCTTCCCAATCCGTGTCATGCACGAATTAGGAATTGAAACTCTATTTGTTTCAAATGCTTCTGGCGGTATGAATCCATCATTCAATATTGGTGATCTTATGATTATTACCGACCATATCAATATGTTCCCAGAACATCCGCTGCGTGGCCGCAACTTCCCTACAGGTCCTCGCTTCCCAGATATGCATGAAGCATACGACCACAAATTAATAGAGTTAGCTGACTTTATAGCGAAAGAGAAGAATATCAAAGTTCAACACGGAGTTTACATAGGTGTACAAGGACCAACCTTTGAGACCCCCACAGAATATCGTATGTACCACAAGATGGGAGGCGATGCTGTTGGTATGAGTACAGTTCCAGAGGTTATCGTTGCACGCCATAGCGGCATTAAGGTATTTGGTATTAGTGTTATTACGGACCTTGGTGGTTTTGATGTTCCTGTAAAGGTTAGCCATGAAGAGGTTCAAGAGGCTGCAAATACCGCACAGCCACGTATGACAGAGATTATGCGTGAAATGATTAAACGTTCATAA
- the lpxK gene encoding tetraacyldisaccharide 4'-kinase: protein MEGDHIKINKWLLPFSWLYGLGVRLRNELFELNILKSRQFDIPVISVGNITVGGSGKTPHVEYLIRLLKDKMKVAVLSRGYKRKSRGYVLANENTSMREIGDEPYQMKTKFPNICVAVDKNRCEGIDRLTSDEETKDTDVILLDDAFQHRYVHPGINILLVDYHRLIIYDKLLPAGRLREPLSGKNRADIVIITKCPKSLNPIDYRVLSKAMELYPFQQLYFTTLDYCDLEPIFNKGRNIPLSEIRGKNILLLSGIMSPKQLEADLNSFTGNNALTTLSFPDHHAFTTKDIHRINETFAKMPEPKLIVTTEKDKARLIDVERLSDEVKENIYALPIKVSFMLDKEEAFNQKIISYVRKNSRNSILAKREDDHKSKNSHHSGHRPRTISFRDN, encoded by the coding sequence ATGGAAGGAGACCACATTAAAATAAACAAATGGCTATTGCCATTCAGTTGGCTCTATGGGTTGGGAGTTAGATTGCGTAATGAGCTATTTGAGTTGAATATTCTAAAATCCAGACAGTTTGACATTCCTGTTATTTCTGTTGGTAACATTACTGTAGGTGGTTCAGGGAAGACTCCCCATGTAGAATATCTTATCCGACTGCTGAAGGATAAGATGAAAGTGGCTGTCCTCTCACGTGGTTATAAGCGTAAGAGTAGAGGATATGTTTTGGCGAATGAAAACACATCTATGCGTGAAATTGGAGATGAGCCATATCAAATGAAGACAAAGTTTCCAAACATTTGCGTTGCTGTAGATAAAAATCGTTGTGAAGGAATAGACCGACTGACATCTGATGAAGAAACGAAAGATACAGATGTAATCCTCTTAGATGATGCATTTCAACATCGATATGTACATCCAGGTATCAACATTCTTTTAGTTGATTATCACCGACTCATCATCTACGATAAACTCCTTCCTGCAGGTAGACTGCGTGAACCACTCTCAGGAAAAAATCGTGCAGATATTGTTATTATCACAAAATGTCCTAAGAGTCTTAACCCAATAGACTATCGTGTACTAAGTAAAGCCATGGAACTCTACCCTTTCCAACAACTTTACTTTACAACTTTAGACTATTGCGACTTAGAGCCTATCTTTAACAAAGGAAGAAATATACCACTCTCCGAGATAAGAGGAAAAAACATCTTATTGCTTTCAGGCATTATGTCACCAAAGCAATTGGAGGCGGATTTAAATTCTTTCACGGGTAACAATGCACTAACAACACTCTCATTCCCCGACCATCATGCCTTTACGACAAAGGATATTCATCGTATAAACGAGACCTTTGCCAAAATGCCTGAACCAAAATTGATTGTAACAACAGAGAAAGATAAGGCACGCCTTATTGATGTTGAAAGATTATCAGATGAAGTAAAAGAAAACATTTATGCACTTCCCATCAAAGTAAGCTTCATGCTTGATAAGGAAGAAGCATTTAACCAAAAAATAATATCTTATGTACGAAAAAATTCAAGAAACAGCATCTTGGCTAAAAGAGAGGATGACCACAAGTCCAAAAACAGCCATCATTCTGGGCACAGGCCTCGGACAATTAGCTTCAGAGATAACTGA
- the sppA gene encoding signal peptide peptidase SppA — protein sequence MKQFFKFVFASFLGMVLFSIVTGLFALFSIVGMIASQNTTKEPEENSVLVLNLSGQMAERSENNFLSQLQGSQINSLGLDDMLEGIRKAKDNDKIKGVYIEAGAFASDSYASMQALRNALLDFKKSRKWIIAYADTYTQGTYYLSSVADKVYLNPQGQIDWHGLVSEPVFIKDLLAKFGVKMQVVKVGTYKSATEMFTGDKMSDANREQTSAYLNSIWGNITKEVGASRGLSVEQLNAYADSMITFADPQEYVKRKLVDGLIYTDQIKGIVKKQLGIDASKDINQVAIADMVNTEDKSQGDKENQVAVYYAYGDIVDGVVGGLFSQDHQIDAQVVCKDLEDLAKNEDVKAVVVRINSGGGSAYASEQIWHQIMELKKLKPVVVSMGGMAASGGYYISAPANWIVAEPTTITGSIGIFGMFPDVSVLLREKLGLKFDEVKTNKYADFGTRVRPFTEEEMSYLSQYVNRGYKLFRHRVSEGRKMSEEQVEKIAQGHVFTGQDAQEIGLVDQLGGLNVAIAKAAQLAKLPNHRTCVYPKEPNFMEQVLEQTKPNNYLNQQLRVNLGDYYEPFTLLKTINQQSAIQARLPFYPNIH from the coding sequence ATGAAACAATTTTTCAAATTCGTTTTTGCTTCTTTCTTAGGAATGGTGTTATTTAGCATTGTCACAGGACTCTTTGCACTTTTCTCTATTGTGGGCATGATAGCATCACAAAATACAACCAAAGAACCTGAAGAAAACTCAGTACTGGTACTGAATCTTTCTGGACAAATGGCAGAACGAAGTGAGAATAATTTCCTTAGTCAGCTTCAAGGTTCGCAAATAAATAGTTTGGGACTTGATGACATGCTTGAAGGTATCAGAAAAGCTAAAGATAATGATAAAATAAAAGGTGTATATATAGAAGCAGGTGCATTCGCATCTGATTCATACGCTTCAATGCAAGCTTTACGTAATGCACTACTTGATTTTAAGAAAAGTAGAAAGTGGATTATTGCTTACGCAGACACCTATACTCAGGGAACATACTATCTGTCTTCTGTTGCAGACAAGGTCTACTTGAATCCACAAGGACAGATTGATTGGCATGGATTGGTATCTGAACCTGTGTTCATCAAGGATCTCTTGGCAAAGTTCGGTGTAAAGATGCAGGTTGTAAAGGTGGGGACTTATAAAAGTGCTACCGAGATGTTCACTGGCGACAAGATGAGCGATGCTAATCGTGAGCAGACTTCAGCCTATCTAAATAGTATTTGGGGGAATATTACAAAGGAAGTTGGTGCAAGTAGAGGGTTATCAGTAGAACAATTGAACGCATACGCTGACAGTATGATAACCTTTGCTGACCCACAAGAATACGTAAAACGGAAGCTCGTTGATGGTTTAATTTATACTGACCAAATAAAAGGTATTGTCAAAAAACAGTTAGGAATTGATGCCAGCAAAGACATTAATCAAGTTGCAATTGCTGACATGGTGAATACAGAAGACAAAAGCCAAGGCGATAAGGAGAACCAAGTTGCAGTATATTATGCTTATGGCGATATCGTTGACGGCGTTGTTGGAGGTCTTTTCTCACAAGATCATCAGATTGATGCACAAGTGGTTTGTAAGGACTTGGAAGATTTAGCTAAAAACGAAGATGTCAAAGCAGTTGTCGTACGTATTAACTCTGGAGGTGGTTCAGCCTATGCTTCAGAACAGATTTGGCATCAAATTATGGAACTAAAGAAGTTGAAACCAGTTGTTGTTAGTATGGGTGGAATGGCTGCTTCAGGTGGTTATTATATCTCAGCCCCTGCAAATTGGATAGTTGCAGAACCTACAACAATTACTGGTTCTATTGGTATTTTTGGTATGTTTCCTGATGTTAGTGTTCTGTTAAGAGAGAAATTGGGTCTGAAGTTTGATGAAGTGAAGACCAACAAGTATGCAGACTTTGGTACGCGCGTTCGTCCATTCACTGAAGAGGAAATGTCATATCTTAGCCAGTATGTAAACCGTGGCTATAAACTCTTCCGTCATCGTGTGTCTGAAGGACGCAAGATGTCTGAAGAACAGGTTGAGAAGATTGCACAAGGACATGTCTTTACAGGACAAGATGCACAAGAGATAGGACTCGTTGACCAACTTGGTGGATTGAATGTTGCTATTGCAAAAGCTGCACAGCTTGCCAAACTGCCTAATCACAGAACATGTGTTTATCCCAAAGAGCCTAACTTCATGGAGCAAGTGTTGGAACAGACAAAGCCTAATAACTATCTAAACCAGCAACTACGTGTAAACTTAGGTGACTATTACGAGCCTTTCACACTCTTGAAGACTATCAATCAGCAGAGTGCTATTCAGGCACGTTTGCCATTTTATCCTAACATCCATTAA